From the Salmo trutta chromosome 30, fSalTru1.1, whole genome shotgun sequence genome, one window contains:
- the LOC115168063 gene encoding peptidyl-prolyl cis-trans isomerase FKBP1A — MGVEIETITPGDGQTFPKKGQTCVVHYVGSLTDGTKFDSSRDRGTPFKFKIGKQEVIRGWEEGVGQMSVGQRATLTCTPDFAYGSKGHPGIIPPNSTLIFDVELMGLE, encoded by the exons ATGGGAGTAGAAATCGAGACCATAACCCCGGGTGATG GCCAGACATTTCCCAAAAAAGGGCAGACATGCGTTGTGCATTATGTCG GCTCACTGACTGATGGAACCAAGTTTGACTCATCCCGGGACAGAGGCACGCCTTTCAAGTTCAAGATTGGCAAGCAGGAGGTGATCCGTGGCTGGGAGGAGGGGGTTGGCCAG ATGAGCGTGGGCCAGAGGGCGACCCTGACCTGCACGCCGGACTTCGCCTATGGCAGCAAAGGGCACCCTGGCATCATCCCACCCAACTCTACACTAATCTTTGATGTGGAGCTGATGGGCCTGGAGTGA
- the LOC115168064 gene encoding protein FAM110B, whose protein sequence is MLPPTTISSMPVETPQPVPAQPVRAAGMPNPNRILMPNRLLLQPRTAEAAEPRQSAVERLAADKAKYVKSQVAPSKQQPIKVPPPVMRKPLMSPATGLRPTRKTQPPRFNYTQQGSAPLDLEHLSNLINGVGEAETPPTSPTMDPVESSQAPDCPTTISPCPSPFSAGAAEGIPTPCPEWSTPVKLRINASGPLSPSGCPAAVTIRRVDVIPQHHHTMPVRKPFRARQQMYLPLQPMALHPHTQIHNAMSPLRLFHPRTTYAPGPASPKPVPAPPPQDHTPTPNSPSTPVQFPASYPVLPPSPSVTRPSSGSSRKRPSLTRSKSDMSDRYSRASTDLERFFNLCGLDPSEVQVLKGPGSDIVSLAQFRSASAPGSECAGHEGEEEEENGGPAELAPYGVSVIERNARVIKWLYGIRQSKDTARSTNM, encoded by the coding sequence ATGTTACCTCCCACTACCATCTCCAGCATGCCTGTGGAGACCCCCCAGCCTGTCCCGGCACAGCCGGTGAGGGCTGCTGGGATGCCCAACCCCAACCGCATACTCATGCCAAACCGTCTCCTCCTCCAACCAAGAACAGCGGAAGCAGCTGAGCCCAGGCAGAGCGCGGTGGAGAGGCTGGCGGCAGACAAGGCTAAATACGTCAAGAGTCAGGTGGCCCCCTCCAAGCAGCAGCCAATAAAAGTGCCTCCGCCTGTCATGCGCAAACCTCTGATGTCCCCAGCTACCGGACTGCGGCCAACCCGTAAGACCCAACCGCCTCGCTTTAACTACACCCAGCAAGGGAGTGCCCCATTGGACCTGGAGCACCTGAGTAACCTGATCAATGGGGTGGGTGAGGCTGAAACTCCCCCTACCTCCCCCACCATGGACCCAGTGGAGAGTAGTCAGGCCCCTGACTGCCCCACTaccatctctccctgtccctctccattCTCTGctggggctgctgaggggatCCCGACCCCCTGCCCTGAATGGTCCACCCCAGTCAAATTAAGGATAAATGCATCTGGCCCACTAAGTCCCTCTGGATGTCCAGCTGCAGTGACCATACGTAGAGTGGACGTAATACCCCAACACCACCATACCATGCCAGTGAGGAAGCCTTTCAGAGCACGGCAACAGATGTATCTCCCATTGCAGCCCATGGCTCTGCATCCACACACCCAGATCCACAACGCTATGTCACCTCTTCGTCTCTTCCACCCCCGAACTACCTATGCACCAGGCCCTGCATCTCCTAAACCAGTCCCAGCCCCTCCACCACAAGACCACACCCCAACCCCCAACTCCCCGTCTACCCCCGTTCAGTTCCCAGCCAGCTACCCTGTACTTCCGCCCTCCCCGTCGGTCACTCGCCCGTCCTCCGGTAGCTCCAGGAAACGGCCCTCTCTGACCCGCTCCAAATCAGACATGAGTGACCGTTACTCCCGGGCCAGTACTGACCTGGAGCGCTTCTTCAACCTGTGTGGTTTGGACCCTTCGGAGGTGCAGGTGCTGAAGGGGCCGGGTTCGGACATTGTGTCCCTTGCACAGTTCCGCAGTGCCAGTGCTCCTGGGTCAGAGTGTGCAGGCCATGAGGgtgaagaggaagaagagaacGGTGGGCCTGCAGAGCTGGCTCCCTATGGTGTCTCGGTCATTGAGAGGAACGCCAGAGTGATCAAGTGGCTTTATGGTATCCGCCAATCCAAGGATACTGCGAGGAGCACCAACATGTAG